One part of the Terrimicrobium sacchariphilum genome encodes these proteins:
- a CDS encoding MgtC/SapB family protein, with the protein MTPDVILQLAVAFGLGLLLGLERERKEDPIAGIRTFPLIALFGTVCAQLSRPLGGWIVAVGLAALSAVLILANLAKNKTGEPDPGITTEVAALLLFAIGALLVVVNITTGVVLAGVMVIVLHMKEPLHRFAGAVGQKDMHAIMQFVLLSLVILPVLPNANYGPYGVWNPFKLWLMVVLIVGISLGGYVAYKIFGSRAGTLLGGVIGGLISSTATTVSFAKRGAQPHLAGLAAVVILTASCVSLGRVLVEIAVMAPAQFPQIAAPIALLAAATCAVTAVFYLRGSHATERLPAQKNPAELKSALVFGGLYALVLVAVAFSKEQLGDAGLYAVALISGLTDMDAITLSSAQLAARGQLDASTAWRAILIAALANFLFKFLIVAGVRSPRLTRSVAAGFGLIALAGAALLVLWD; encoded by the coding sequence GTGACCCCCGACGTCATCCTCCAGCTCGCCGTCGCCTTCGGGCTCGGCCTCCTCCTCGGCCTCGAACGCGAGCGCAAGGAGGACCCCATCGCGGGCATCCGCACCTTTCCGCTCATCGCCCTCTTTGGCACCGTCTGCGCGCAATTGAGCCGCCCCCTCGGCGGGTGGATCGTCGCCGTCGGGCTCGCCGCCCTTTCCGCCGTCCTCATCCTGGCAAACCTCGCAAAGAACAAAACCGGCGAGCCCGATCCCGGCATCACCACCGAGGTCGCCGCCCTGCTCCTCTTTGCCATCGGCGCGCTGCTCGTCGTGGTCAACATCACCACCGGAGTCGTGCTCGCGGGCGTGATGGTCATCGTCCTGCACATGAAGGAGCCGCTGCACCGCTTCGCCGGGGCGGTCGGGCAAAAGGACATGCATGCCATCATGCAGTTCGTCCTCCTCAGCCTCGTCATCCTCCCCGTGCTGCCCAATGCGAACTACGGCCCCTACGGCGTGTGGAATCCCTTCAAGCTCTGGCTCATGGTCGTGCTCATCGTCGGCATCAGCCTCGGCGGTTATGTCGCGTACAAGATCTTCGGCAGCCGCGCGGGCACGCTCCTCGGCGGCGTTATCGGCGGGCTCATCTCCAGCACCGCCACCACGGTAAGCTTTGCTAAGCGCGGCGCGCAGCCCCACCTCGCGGGCCTCGCCGCCGTGGTCATCCTCACCGCCTCGTGCGTCTCGCTCGGCCGCGTCCTCGTCGAGATCGCCGTCATGGCCCCCGCGCAATTCCCGCAAATTGCCGCGCCCATCGCCCTCCTCGCCGCCGCCACCTGCGCCGTCACCGCCGTCTTTTACCTCCGCGGCAGCCACGCCACGGAACGCCTCCCCGCCCAGAAAAACCCCGCCGAACTCAAGTCCGCCCTCGTCTTTGGCGGCCTGTATGCCCTCGTCCTCGTCGCCGTCGCCTTCTCGAAGGAACAGCTCGGCGACGCCGGGCTCTACGCCGTGGCCCTCATCTCCGGCCTCACCGACATGGACGCCATCACGCTCTCCTCCGCCCAGCTCGCGGCCAGGGGCCAGCTCGACGCCTCCACCGCCTGGCGCGCCATCCTCATCGCCGCGCTGGCAAATTTCCTCTTTAAGTTCCTCATCGTCGCCGGAGTCCGCTCCCCCCGTCTCACCCGCAGCGTCGCCGCAGGCTTCGGCCTTATCGCCCTCGCCGGAGCCGCCCTGCTCGTCCTTTGGGATTGA
- a CDS encoding DUF58 domain-containing protein, which produces MAEAELTEVFDAAFLRRLENLHLQVRKVLSGSLRAERRSRKTGSSLEFADYRNYAPGDDLRRVDWSIYARIDRLMTKLYEEEEDLEVAILLDASTSMRWQADSQKWTLARELAASLAYLGLTGLDRVGLWVFDSSLRAESGIFRGRSDFHSVIRFLRNYRPDSRTATDLGESLTRFARMKRRPGLAIVLTDCLDPAGYERGFSAILGRHFALHVIQLMDPAETTLGETGDLKLRDSETGEEIAVTASPALLRAYAAEVERFRDGVKTWCQRAGAGYSFIDTRQTFEDVVLRLFRRDGLLR; this is translated from the coding sequence ATGGCCGAGGCTGAACTGACCGAAGTATTCGACGCCGCGTTCCTGCGCCGCCTCGAGAACCTGCACCTGCAAGTCCGCAAGGTGCTCTCCGGCAGCCTCCGCGCCGAGCGCCGCTCGCGCAAGACCGGCTCCAGCCTGGAATTCGCCGACTACCGCAACTACGCCCCCGGCGACGACCTCCGCCGCGTGGACTGGAGCATCTACGCCCGCATCGACCGCCTCATGACGAAGCTCTATGAGGAGGAGGAGGACCTCGAGGTCGCCATCCTCCTCGACGCCAGCACCTCCATGCGCTGGCAGGCGGATTCGCAAAAGTGGACCCTCGCCCGCGAGCTGGCCGCCTCGCTCGCCTATCTCGGCCTCACCGGGCTGGATCGCGTGGGCCTCTGGGTCTTCGACTCCTCCCTCCGCGCCGAGAGCGGCATCTTTCGCGGACGCTCCGATTTTCACAGCGTCATCCGGTTCCTGCGAAACTACCGGCCCGACTCACGCACCGCCACCGACCTCGGCGAAAGCCTCACGCGCTTTGCCCGCATGAAGCGCCGCCCCGGCCTCGCCATCGTGCTCACCGATTGCCTCGACCCCGCCGGGTACGAGCGCGGCTTCTCGGCCATCCTTGGCCGCCACTTTGCCCTCCACGTCATCCAGCTCATGGACCCCGCCGAGACCACCCTGGGCGAAACGGGAGACCTGAAGCTCCGCGACAGCGAGACCGGCGAGGAGATCGCCGTCACCGCCAGCCCCGCCCTCCTGCGCGCCTACGCCGCCGAAGTCGAGCGCTTCCGCGACGGGGTGAAAACCTGGTGCCAGCGCGCGGGCGCGGGCTATTCCTTCATCGACACCCGCCAGACCTTTGAGGATGTCGTGCTGCGGCTCTTCCGCCGCGACGGCTTGCTGCGATGA
- a CDS encoding helix-turn-helix domain-containing protein gives MFDVENMPGILKARREALELSAQDVARMVGISSAAYFDLETFAADFRQAVSLDKIILLSKVLKEEAIARFHDSENADGRKVLLNDLPGLILTQLNESGMSFSEFSTRVGYDLSSDGLTNEDVLNWNLDCLFLVCEELGVSEILLR, from the coding sequence ATGTTCGATGTCGAAAATATGCCGGGCATTCTGAAGGCGCGGAGGGAGGCGCTGGAGCTTTCGGCTCAGGACGTTGCTCGAATGGTTGGAATATCTTCGGCGGCGTATTTTGATCTTGAGACGTTCGCTGCCGATTTCCGGCAGGCCGTAAGCTTGGACAAAATCATCCTGCTTTCCAAGGTGCTAAAGGAGGAGGCGATTGCTCGCTTTCATGATTCGGAGAACGCGGATGGAAGGAAGGTTCTTCTGAATGACCTGCCCGGCCTTATTCTGACTCAGCTAAATGAATCGGGCATGAGCTTTTCGGAATTCTCCACGCGTGTCGGATATGATCTCTCCTCAGATGGGTTGACCAATGAAGATGTGTTAAACTGGAATCTCGATTGCCTCTTTTTGGTTTGCGAGGAATTGGGTGTGTCGGAGATATTGCTGAGATAA
- a CDS encoding linear amide C-N hydrolase, with product MKIPPAKSLLFGALLLLSGSAHSLACTWFEFTNDLGHPFVGRTMEWPGDLHGEITLVPRNYDLGYTKTQYGFVGMSHGGLFSDGLNEHGLAVSALWLSASAYPAKGKTTTPISELLGHLLGNTRTVDEARAFIQKTTFHTSDTAVTPGLPLALHFAISDPSGRSIVVEFLKGKTKIYENKVGVMTNDPPYEQQLAIWSKYRGKTFNEDTFEAFDYSPEGRFCRMAAINATQAKVPSDLAAVNRAWSMINTVDIPQGILYWKWVSEHPQFTSYAIVADLKNRIYYFRTYDNYDIRKVDLSKINFARAKYRSAPLFGHANYKEFKF from the coding sequence ATGAAAATCCCCCCTGCGAAGTCCCTCCTGTTCGGCGCGCTTCTGCTTCTTTCGGGCTCTGCCCACTCTCTGGCGTGCACATGGTTTGAATTCACCAACGACCTCGGCCACCCCTTCGTCGGGCGGACGATGGAATGGCCAGGAGACCTGCACGGAGAGATCACCCTCGTGCCGCGCAACTACGACCTGGGCTACACCAAAACCCAGTATGGCTTTGTCGGCATGAGCCACGGCGGCCTGTTCAGCGATGGACTCAACGAGCATGGACTCGCCGTCAGCGCGCTCTGGCTGTCAGCCAGCGCCTATCCCGCCAAGGGCAAGACGACAACCCCCATCTCCGAACTGCTGGGTCACCTCCTCGGTAATACCCGCACGGTCGATGAGGCCAGGGCGTTCATCCAGAAGACAACCTTCCACACCTCCGACACCGCGGTGACTCCCGGCCTCCCGCTGGCGCTGCACTTTGCCATCTCAGACCCGAGCGGACGCTCGATCGTCGTGGAGTTTCTCAAGGGCAAGACGAAGATCTACGAAAACAAGGTCGGCGTCATGACCAACGATCCTCCGTACGAGCAGCAACTTGCCATCTGGTCAAAATATCGCGGCAAGACATTCAACGAGGATACATTTGAGGCATTTGACTATTCCCCGGAGGGTCGCTTCTGCCGCATGGCCGCCATCAACGCCACCCAGGCCAAGGTGCCCAGCGATCTCGCAGCGGTAAACCGCGCGTGGTCGATGATCAATACCGTCGATATCCCGCAGGGCATCCTCTATTGGAAATGGGTGAGCGAACACCCGCAGTTCACCTCGTACGCCATCGTCGCCGACCTGAAGAACCGCATCTATTACTTCCGCACCTACGACAACTACGACATCCGCAAGGTCGACCTGAGCAAGATCAACTTCGCCCGCGCCAAATACCGCTCCGCCCCGCTCTTCGGCCACGCGAACTACAAGGAGTTCAAGTTCTAG
- the scpB gene encoding SMC-Scp complex subunit ScpB, which translates to MSKAKRKKKTEAKPAPEEAVVAPETTAEAPAEPQPLSDTPVDGAADEAVVAAEDGVAPAEAEQIDESENPPGEEAPVAEGEESAEGEAAEAAPAEENAAETEAEPTEGETVAEGEAVEGEVAETDAPLGPKWELAQVVQAILFASQKPVSPKELRNILKGAAEAEEENLSVKAFAKVKEDQLREAIEVLENRCADPQNAYEVRESAAGWQLVTKPEYAPWLRQLFPENRPARLSAPALETLAIIAYRQPITRADIEAVRGVAVDGVMQTLLDRGLVKIAGRAEIPGRPLLYETTSGFMEHFGLKNLDDLPNAGELRKIALPTAPIPEAPGAKPAETPAATETPAPEAPAVAAVAASEVAQEAPAMVETEAAATVPAGETPEASPEPVDPSEPEAEISDAGEVASEPAPTDAVESDQPVVEVAEAEAPSEASVDETESFNDTDSESQK; encoded by the coding sequence ATGAGCAAAGCCAAACGAAAGAAGAAAACCGAGGCCAAACCGGCCCCGGAGGAAGCAGTCGTTGCGCCCGAGACCACCGCCGAGGCCCCTGCCGAGCCGCAGCCCTTGAGTGATACCCCGGTGGACGGGGCGGCCGATGAGGCTGTCGTGGCCGCCGAAGATGGCGTGGCTCCGGCCGAGGCCGAGCAGATTGACGAATCCGAAAACCCGCCCGGCGAGGAAGCTCCTGTGGCCGAGGGGGAAGAGTCTGCCGAAGGTGAGGCAGCGGAAGCCGCTCCGGCGGAAGAAAACGCTGCCGAAACCGAAGCCGAGCCAACCGAGGGTGAGACTGTCGCCGAGGGCGAGGCCGTGGAAGGCGAAGTCGCTGAGACGGATGCTCCGCTGGGACCGAAGTGGGAACTGGCGCAAGTCGTGCAGGCGATCCTTTTCGCCTCGCAGAAGCCGGTGTCCCCGAAGGAACTCCGCAATATTTTGAAAGGCGCAGCCGAGGCCGAGGAGGAAAACCTTTCGGTGAAGGCCTTCGCAAAAGTGAAGGAAGACCAGCTGCGCGAAGCCATCGAGGTGCTGGAAAACCGGTGCGCCGATCCGCAAAACGCCTACGAGGTGCGTGAGAGCGCGGCCGGATGGCAGCTCGTGACGAAGCCGGAGTACGCTCCGTGGCTCCGCCAGCTCTTCCCGGAGAACCGTCCGGCGCGCCTGAGCGCCCCGGCGCTCGAGACGCTCGCCATCATCGCCTACCGCCAGCCGATCACCCGCGCCGACATCGAGGCCGTGCGCGGCGTGGCTGTCGACGGCGTGATGCAGACCCTCCTCGACCGTGGACTGGTGAAGATCGCCGGCCGCGCGGAGATTCCCGGTCGTCCGCTCCTGTACGAGACGACATCCGGGTTCATGGAGCATTTTGGCCTGAAGAATCTCGACGACCTGCCCAACGCGGGTGAGTTGCGCAAAATCGCGCTCCCGACCGCGCCGATTCCCGAGGCTCCCGGCGCGAAGCCGGCCGAGACCCCTGCGGCAACGGAAACCCCTGCGCCCGAGGCTCCGGCCGTTGCGGCGGTGGCTGCCAGCGAGGTTGCCCAGGAGGCACCGGCCATGGTGGAAACCGAGGCGGCTGCCACGGTGCCCGCTGGCGAAACGCCGGAGGCATCGCCCGAGCCCGTCGATCCCTCGGAGCCGGAGGCGGAAATTTCCGACGCGGGAGAGGTTGCATCCGAGCCCGCTCCCACCGATGCTGTGGAGAGCGACCAGCCTGTCGTCGAGGTCGCGGAAGCGGAAGCCCCCAGCGAGGCCTCCGTTGACGAAACCGAATCTTTCAACGATACCGACTCTGAATCTCAAAAGTGA
- a CDS encoding phosphodiester glycosidase family protein, translating into MLRWLIRTIVCLGVVASSRGEWMLGERRELGRLAAGAVAWEVEARDGSMRAIITGVSFSSANATLRVLDNPPDARTGFLDLLRGAGAIAGVNASYFHEDYRPLGLVVSEGKTIHAFETAKLLSGVFAARGHGSMELVRSFALGKTDGLREAVQAGPWLVENGVAGATLNAEKLARRTAVATNGKGEWALVIFSPLTLAQTGALLTVPHLAGDWKIQRALNLDGGSSTSLIALENGAPVVQIPSFGPVRNYLAIVPRAR; encoded by the coding sequence ATGTTGCGCTGGCTGATCCGTACCATTGTCTGCCTGGGTGTCGTGGCGTCGAGCCGCGGCGAATGGATGCTGGGTGAGCGCCGTGAGCTGGGACGGCTGGCGGCGGGCGCGGTGGCGTGGGAGGTCGAGGCCCGCGACGGCTCGATGCGCGCCATCATCACCGGCGTGTCGTTTTCCTCGGCCAATGCCACCCTGCGCGTACTGGATAATCCGCCCGACGCCCGCACGGGATTCCTCGACCTGCTGCGCGGAGCGGGTGCCATCGCGGGGGTGAACGCGAGTTATTTCCACGAGGATTACCGTCCGCTCGGCCTCGTCGTGAGCGAGGGCAAAACGATCCACGCTTTTGAAACGGCAAAGCTCCTGAGCGGTGTCTTCGCCGCGCGCGGCCATGGGTCGATGGAGTTGGTACGCTCCTTCGCCCTGGGCAAGACCGACGGGCTGCGCGAGGCCGTGCAGGCCGGGCCGTGGCTGGTGGAGAATGGCGTGGCGGGTGCCACCCTGAATGCGGAAAAACTCGCCCGTCGCACCGCCGTGGCGACGAATGGAAAAGGCGAGTGGGCACTGGTGATTTTTTCCCCGCTGACGCTAGCGCAGACGGGTGCGCTTTTGACCGTGCCGCACCTCGCAGGAGACTGGAAAATCCAGAGGGCGCTGAACCTAGACGGAGGCTCGTCCACGTCGCTGATTGCGCTGGAAAATGGGGCGCCTGTCGTACAGATTCCGTCCTTCGGTCCGGTGCGAAATTACCTCGCCATAGTTCCGCGCGCCCGATAA
- the hpf gene encoding ribosome hibernation-promoting factor, HPF/YfiA family, with product MQIHLSPRHLTLTAAIHGHVADKMNHLETLADNILGAHVVLLHDETKTKKFIVKVHVGLPGPDVHAEQASDDLYSAIDLVTDKLAQQLRKRKTRTRDAKKHRTQLATESKKRGYTRR from the coding sequence ATGCAAATCCACCTGAGCCCGAGACACCTGACCCTGACCGCAGCCATCCATGGCCATGTCGCCGACAAGATGAACCATCTTGAGACGCTGGCTGACAACATCCTGGGTGCGCACGTGGTCCTGCTCCATGACGAAACCAAGACGAAGAAATTCATCGTCAAGGTCCACGTCGGCCTGCCCGGCCCGGACGTGCATGCAGAGCAGGCATCGGACGATCTTTACTCGGCAATCGACCTTGTGACCGACAAGCTGGCGCAGCAGCTGCGCAAGCGCAAGACGCGCACTCGCGATGCGAAGAAGCATCGCACGCAGCTCGCCACCGAAAGCAAGAAGCGCGGGTACACCCGTCGCTAA
- a CDS encoding segregation and condensation protein A: MVDYKVKLEVFEGPLDLLLYLIKRDEVDIYDISIERITKQYLEYMDAFQVLNIELAGEFIVMAANLLYIKSRTLLPKDQQMAEEDAEEDDPRWELIRQLIEYKKFKEAASRLRGLEAMQEQMFPRFPATPELAPAESLMVDEVGIFDLINAFQKILKRLEKQNKQEDLREIFAENFTVSDKMEYLLKVMSAGVPMRFEECFAEAATRGEIVVTFLAMLELIRMKQLKVRQENALAEIWIVPVNTPAPEPEEAVA; encoded by the coding sequence GTGGTAGATTACAAGGTCAAACTCGAGGTCTTCGAGGGCCCGCTGGATTTGTTGCTCTATCTCATCAAGCGCGATGAGGTGGACATCTACGACATATCCATCGAGCGCATCACGAAGCAGTACCTCGAGTACATGGACGCCTTTCAGGTTCTGAATATCGAGCTGGCGGGCGAGTTTATCGTGATGGCGGCAAATCTGCTGTACATCAAGAGTCGCACGCTGCTGCCGAAAGACCAGCAGATGGCGGAGGAGGACGCCGAGGAGGATGATCCGAGGTGGGAGCTGATCCGCCAGCTCATCGAGTACAAGAAATTCAAGGAAGCCGCGTCGCGTCTGCGCGGGCTGGAGGCGATGCAGGAGCAGATGTTCCCGCGCTTCCCGGCCACGCCGGAGCTGGCGCCGGCGGAGTCGCTGATGGTCGACGAGGTGGGCATTTTTGACCTGATCAATGCCTTCCAGAAGATCCTCAAGCGGCTGGAGAAGCAGAACAAGCAGGAGGACCTGCGCGAGATCTTTGCGGAGAACTTCACGGTCTCCGACAAGATGGAGTACCTGCTCAAGGTGATGTCGGCGGGAGTGCCGATGCGCTTCGAGGAGTGCTTCGCCGAGGCCGCGACGCGCGGCGAGATCGTCGTGACGTTCCTCGCCATGCTCGAGCTGATCCGCATGAAGCAGCTCAAGGTGCGGCAGGAAAATGCGCTTGCCGAGATCTGGATCGTGCCCGTGAATACTCCTGCCCCGGAGCCTGAAGAAGCCGTCGCATGA
- a CDS encoding ankyrin repeat domain-containing protein translates to MSNIPEQLFDAAWNGRLQDIADILNSGAEIPPREIGRALEAAAYNAQPDACDLLLKLGADPNTFHEPTGETVLHQVITKTTSAPERTRIVKSLIAHGADVNRATIPGVPTECFMRDIRTRGETPLHRAAAYGDFEMVSALIEAGADKTAKDINGDSPLTWGSWHLRPSEILALLLYGNIPGWHGSPNPNLTST, encoded by the coding sequence ATGAGCAACATCCCCGAGCAGTTATTCGACGCAGCATGGAACGGGCGACTGCAGGACATTGCCGACATCCTGAATTCCGGCGCGGAAATCCCACCGCGCGAGATTGGCCGCGCCCTTGAGGCGGCAGCGTACAACGCGCAGCCCGACGCCTGCGACCTCCTCCTGAAGCTCGGCGCCGATCCCAACACCTTTCACGAACCCACTGGCGAAACCGTCCTCCATCAAGTCATCACCAAAACAACCTCCGCCCCGGAACGCACCCGGATCGTAAAAAGCCTGATCGCCCACGGAGCCGACGTGAACCGGGCGACCATCCCTGGAGTGCCGACAGAATGTTTCATGCGAGACATCCGCACCCGTGGCGAAACTCCGCTCCACCGCGCCGCAGCCTACGGCGATTTCGAAATGGTCTCGGCATTGATCGAGGCCGGAGCAGACAAAACCGCTAAAGACATAAACGGTGACTCACCCTTGACGTGGGGAAGCTGGCATCTCCGCCCCTCGGAAATCCTCGCCCTTCTGCTCTACGGCAACATCCCCGGCTGGCATGGATCCCCCAATCCCAATCTGACGAGCACGTAA
- a CDS encoding vWA domain-containing protein, which produces MNFLFPAAFFLAVLIPAIIALYLQRPRQRLREVPSLMLWQRVLEREPRRRFLGRLRRWLSLLLQLLIFLLLLLALARPDFFHPRGQRSTVIVLDLRARMQAGNAFFDAIAAARQASAGAGPDEQIAILGAAGTPRIISPFSCDPIQLRQSLASLTPSDGGGSLDETLGLARDLLAGRPGATRLLVITDRPLPENSTTPAGSSANAHATQVILTGSPLDNAAILELAQAPLPASPQSAEVFVKVANFAAAPRDIEWELRLDGRTIDLQSQKLAPGEQRDFSSIVPAESLQSLTGFLEARLTSGDKFPVDDTARTWLPVQRRTPVLLISAGNPYLEGALKADPSIALEILTPDAWRASLAASFRVVVFDDWLPADLTLANLPASGVLFFGKVPGETGQPLPIADLTADPRSPLLWNVDFTTTRFANATPLPPAPAGWRATPAVTSASGPLVLALESPEGRRVVATAFPVAGSNFPLKAAFPLFISNTVHWLAAGPAALPNLRAGQVYIPAEGESVATTPGEKHDAWSTTPTLLDRVGFYERTDAHSSSWLSVNTADAAESDLRTATGSGGLLLSAARFAGFQLWQWLALAAATLILLEWWLHHRRMTE; this is translated from the coding sequence ATGAATTTCCTCTTCCCCGCCGCCTTTTTCCTCGCCGTCCTCATCCCGGCCATCATCGCGCTGTATCTCCAGCGCCCGCGCCAGCGGCTCCGCGAGGTGCCCTCCCTCATGCTCTGGCAGCGCGTGCTGGAGCGCGAACCCCGCCGCCGCTTCCTCGGTCGCCTCCGCCGCTGGCTCTCGCTCCTCCTCCAGCTCCTGATTTTCCTGCTCCTCCTCCTCGCCCTCGCCCGGCCCGATTTCTTCCACCCGCGCGGCCAGCGCTCCACTGTCATCGTCCTCGACCTCCGCGCGCGCATGCAGGCGGGAAATGCCTTCTTCGACGCCATTGCCGCCGCCCGCCAGGCCTCCGCCGGGGCCGGACCGGATGAACAGATCGCCATCCTCGGCGCAGCCGGGACGCCGCGCATCATCTCGCCGTTTTCCTGCGATCCCATCCAGCTCCGCCAGAGCCTCGCCAGCCTCACACCCTCCGATGGCGGCGGTTCACTCGACGAAACCCTCGGTCTCGCCCGCGACCTCCTGGCCGGACGCCCCGGCGCGACCCGCCTCCTCGTCATCACCGACCGCCCGTTGCCGGAAAACTCGACAACGCCCGCAGGCTCCTCCGCCAACGCCCACGCGACTCAAGTCATCCTCACCGGCTCGCCGCTCGACAACGCCGCCATCCTCGAGCTCGCCCAGGCCCCGCTCCCCGCCAGCCCGCAGTCCGCCGAGGTTTTCGTCAAGGTCGCCAACTTCGCCGCCGCCCCCCGCGACATCGAGTGGGAACTCCGCCTCGACGGCCGCACCATCGACCTCCAGTCGCAAAAACTCGCCCCCGGCGAACAGCGCGACTTTTCCTCCATCGTTCCCGCCGAATCGCTCCAGAGCCTCACCGGATTCCTCGAGGCCCGCCTCACCTCCGGCGACAAATTCCCCGTCGACGACACCGCCCGCACATGGCTCCCCGTGCAGCGCCGCACGCCCGTCCTCCTCATCTCCGCAGGTAATCCCTACCTCGAGGGCGCTCTGAAGGCCGATCCGTCGATCGCACTGGAAATCCTCACCCCCGACGCGTGGCGCGCCTCGCTTGCCGCCAGCTTCCGCGTCGTGGTCTTCGACGACTGGCTCCCCGCCGACCTCACCCTGGCAAACCTCCCCGCCTCCGGCGTCCTCTTCTTTGGCAAGGTGCCCGGCGAAACCGGCCAGCCGCTCCCCATCGCCGATCTCACCGCCGATCCGCGCAGCCCGTTGCTGTGGAATGTCGACTTCACCACCACGCGCTTCGCCAACGCCACACCGCTCCCGCCCGCCCCCGCCGGATGGCGCGCAACCCCCGCCGTCACCTCCGCCTCCGGCCCGCTCGTCCTCGCGCTGGAATCCCCCGAGGGCCGCCGCGTCGTCGCCACCGCCTTCCCTGTCGCCGGGTCCAATTTCCCGCTGAAAGCCGCCTTCCCGCTCTTCATCAGCAACACCGTCCACTGGCTCGCCGCCGGACCCGCCGCACTGCCCAATCTCCGCGCCGGACAGGTCTACATCCCCGCCGAAGGCGAATCCGTCGCCACCACCCCCGGCGAAAAACACGACGCCTGGAGCACCACGCCCACGCTCCTCGACCGCGTCGGCTTCTACGAACGCACCGACGCCCACTCGTCCTCCTGGCTGTCAGTCAATACCGCCGACGCCGCCGAATCCGACCTCCGCACCGCCACCGGCTCCGGCGGCCTCCTCCTCTCCGCCGCCCGCTTCGCCGGTTTCCAGCTCTGGCAATGGCTCGCCCTCGCCGCCGCCACCCTCATCCTCCTCGAATGGTGGCTCCACCACCGGCGGATGACGGAATAG
- the pheA gene encoding chorismate mutase, translated as MNDLASLRDKIDAIDTELVRLLNERAEVAKEIGTIKNREGLPIYSPEREDKVLRSLVQKSQGPLRPEAIRAIYCEIMSASLALEKDVAIACLGPAGSNSHQAAKSKFGSSVRYLFLSDVADVFREVRKDEADCGVVPIDDPDHGVANSTLDQLAESDLVVCAQIALQTENSDSNVAAARFFVIGKNTNPPSGNDCTMLLLRIEDKPGALVSALEPFKTLNINLSHFASRHAAKGSNDVFFFVEAAGHTRDLQMVDLFRELSKRCRAVKVLGSFPKAASSEV; from the coding sequence ATGAACGACCTCGCCAGCCTGCGTGACAAGATCGACGCCATCGACACGGAACTCGTGCGCCTCCTCAACGAGCGCGCCGAGGTGGCCAAGGAAATCGGTACGATCAAGAACCGTGAAGGCCTGCCCATATACTCGCCCGAGCGCGAGGACAAGGTGCTGCGCAGTCTCGTCCAGAAGAGCCAGGGGCCGCTGAGGCCCGAGGCGATCCGCGCCATTTACTGCGAGATCATGTCGGCCTCGCTCGCGCTGGAAAAGGACGTCGCCATCGCGTGTCTCGGCCCGGCGGGAAGCAACTCGCACCAGGCGGCGAAGAGCAAATTTGGCTCCAGCGTACGGTATCTCTTCCTCAGCGATGTGGCGGATGTCTTCCGCGAGGTGCGCAAGGATGAGGCGGATTGCGGCGTGGTGCCGATCGACGATCCCGATCACGGAGTAGCCAATTCCACTCTCGACCAGCTGGCGGAGTCCGACCTTGTGGTCTGCGCGCAGATCGCCCTGCAGACGGAGAACTCTGACAGCAACGTGGCGGCAGCGCGTTTCTTCGTCATCGGCAAGAACACGAACCCTCCCTCCGGCAACGATTGTACGATGCTGCTCCTGCGCATCGAGGACAAGCCGGGCGCGCTCGTTTCCGCATTGGAGCCTTTCAAGACGCTGAACATCAACCTGAGCCACTTCGCGAGCCGCCACGCGGCCAAGGGCAGCAACGACGTGTTTTTCTTCGTCGAGGCTGCGGGGCACACCCGAGACCTGCAAATGGTCGACCTTTTCCGCGAGCTCTCCAAGCGCTGCCGCGCCGTGAAGGTCCTCGGCAGTTTTCCGAAAGCCGCGTCGTCGGAAGTCTGA